The Chromatiales bacterium genome window below encodes:
- a CDS encoding carbon-nitrogen hydrolase family protein, which yields MTTVKIAAIQMNSGEDVAANLTRARRALRSAAAEGAVLAVLPENFARMGKRESDRLALTEENNVGPLQDFLAAEAARAKMWIVGGTIPLKSDDPKRPYAASLVYDAEGKRAGRYDKVHLFDVRVPESEEAYRESRSTTPGTKPLIVETPWGKLGVAVCYDLRFPEQFRRMASQGMDILAIPAAFTYRTGLAHWEPLLRARAIENLCYVVAAAQTGTHPAGRQTYGRSMVVDPWGAILAQSAGRPGVCSASIDPAHLKRLRQQFPVLEHRRIKTVS from the coding sequence ATGACGACGGTGAAGATAGCAGCCATCCAGATGAACTCCGGCGAAGACGTGGCCGCCAACCTCACGAGGGCGCGCCGGGCGTTGCGCTCGGCGGCCGCCGAAGGTGCGGTGCTCGCCGTATTGCCCGAGAATTTTGCGCGCATGGGCAAGCGGGAGTCGGACCGGCTTGCGCTTACCGAGGAAAACAACGTCGGCCCGCTGCAGGATTTCCTGGCTGCCGAGGCGGCCCGCGCGAAGATGTGGATCGTCGGCGGCACGATCCCGCTGAAGAGCGATGATCCGAAACGGCCCTATGCCGCGTCGCTCGTCTATGACGCGGAGGGCAAGCGTGCCGGGCGTTACGACAAGGTGCATCTCTTCGACGTCAGGGTTCCGGAGAGCGAGGAAGCCTACCGCGAGTCGCGCAGCACCACGCCCGGCACCAAGCCGCTGATCGTGGAGACACCGTGGGGCAAGCTGGGCGTTGCCGTTTGCTATGACCTGCGTTTCCCGGAGCAGTTTCGCCGCATGGCAAGCCAGGGTATGGACATCCTGGCCATACCTGCCGCGTTTACCTATCGTACGGGGCTCGCGCACTGGGAGCCCTTGCTGCGTGCGCGCGCGATCGAGAATCTTTGCTACGTCGTTGCTGCGGCGCAGACCGGCACGCACCCGGCAGGCCGTCAGACCTATGGCCGTTCGATGGTGGTCGATCCCTGGGGCGCGATCCTTGCCCAGAGTGCCGGCCGTCCGGGCGTCTGCAGTGCAAGCATCGATCCCGCGCACCTCAAGCGACTGCGACAGCAGTTCCCGGTACTCGAACACCGGCGCATCAAGACGGTGAGCTGA
- a CDS encoding SDR family NAD(P)-dependent oxidoreductase, which produces MNQPSPLLNRRQLIAGTTLTAAAIALSACSGKNKAVVRPPGVPVGPFGAKSTAEEVTAGIDLSGKTALITGANSGLGYETMRVLALRGAHVLCAARTLEKAEEACAGIQGRTTPVVIELTDFPSIVAGTDAVRAMGMPIDMLILNAGIMALPELEQVYGLEKQFVTNHLGHFIVGNRLLPQVRAAAQGRVVVLSSSGYQWAPESGIEFDNLSGERGYEPNKMYGQSKLANHLYVRELARKLAGTTTTANSVHPGVIMTNLGRSFPEWKQTAARLIGWTFMKSIEAGTATTCYVATAPALATVSGYYFADCNPESPGGNMENDALAAKLWAVSEELTRPYLLASVPASETI; this is translated from the coding sequence ATGAATCAGCCATCCCCCCTGCTCAACCGCCGCCAGCTGATCGCCGGCACCACGCTCACGGCTGCTGCAATCGCACTCAGCGCCTGCAGCGGCAAGAACAAGGCCGTCGTGCGTCCGCCGGGCGTGCCGGTCGGACCCTTTGGCGCGAAATCCACCGCCGAGGAGGTCACGGCAGGCATTGATCTCAGCGGCAAGACCGCCCTGATCACCGGGGCCAACTCGGGCCTCGGCTACGAAACCATGCGCGTGCTGGCCCTGCGCGGCGCCCACGTGCTGTGCGCCGCACGCACCCTGGAAAAAGCCGAGGAAGCCTGCGCCGGCATCCAGGGCCGCACCACGCCGGTGGTCATCGAGCTGACCGATTTCCCGTCGATCGTCGCCGGCACCGATGCGGTGCGGGCCATGGGCATGCCGATCGACATGCTGATCCTCAACGCCGGCATCATGGCGCTGCCTGAACTCGAGCAGGTCTACGGACTCGAAAAGCAGTTCGTCACCAATCACCTCGGCCACTTCATCGTCGGCAACCGGCTGCTGCCCCAGGTACGGGCTGCAGCGCAGGGTCGCGTCGTGGTCCTCAGCAGCAGCGGCTACCAGTGGGCACCGGAATCGGGCATCGAGTTCGACAACCTGTCCGGCGAACGCGGCTACGAGCCGAACAAGATGTACGGGCAATCGAAGCTCGCCAATCACCTGTACGTGCGCGAGCTGGCCAGGAAACTTGCCGGCACCACGACCACGGCAAATTCGGTACACCCCGGCGTGATCATGACCAACCTCGGCCGCAGCTTCCCGGAATGGAAGCAGACGGCCGCGCGGCTGATCGGCTGGACTTTCATGAAGAGCATCGAGGCCGGCACTGCCACGACCTGTTACGTCGCAACCGCACCGGCGCTTGCCACCGTCAGCGGCTACTACTTTGCCGACTGCAATCCGGAATCACCGGGCGGCAACATGGAAAACGACGCGCTGGCCGCGAAGCTGTGGGCGGTATCGGAGGAGCTGACGCGGCCGTATCTGCTGGCCTCTGTCCCGGCCAGCGAAACCATATAG